The following coding sequences lie in one Miscanthus floridulus cultivar M001 chromosome 9, ASM1932011v1, whole genome shotgun sequence genomic window:
- the LOC136481301 gene encoding receptor-like protein EIX2: MVATMHRLAAAMLVLLCCCCLFLATQQQQQLQPAAGGNRASPSCIPHERDALLAFKHGVTSDPGGVLSSWRRDDGRHDEQDCCRWRGVRCSNRTGHVHELRLGGGGTFPENLAGQISPSLLALDHLEHLDLSWNDLAGPTGRLPEFLGSLKNLKYLNLSGIPFYGGVPPQLGNLSRLQYLDLSNPNWMGGTNSTDLSWLTHIPSIQYLNLDGMDLSTVADWPRVMNMLPSLRALHLSGCSLASANQSLPHLNLTNLEELHASDNSFHHPMVTSWFWNITSLRFVYLSSTSMYGQFPDALGDMTSLQVLDLSFNNYDDDYQDDDKNVRSMTMDLKNLCNLEVLNLEYTLLYGDVAELFRNLPRCSPNKLQELDLGSNHLTGMLPRWIGQFMSLVVLNLRWNNLNGHVPYEIGKLSNITHLDLSTNKLDGTITEEHFASARSLQYIDLSYNALKIEISSDWQPPSTLEYVYFASCQMGPLFPGWLQWNVSITYLDISSAGIADRIPQWFSDAFSNVWFMNISNNQLNGTLPADMGSMSLQELYLSSNKLTGQIPTLPPNIHTLDLSNNFLSGPLPSTTRSANLRQLSLFSNRLTGHIPESFCKYQQLFVLDLSNNFLEGQPPLCLGVMESMEFVALSNNSLSGKFPSFLQNLTNVFFLDLSWNKFTGRLPMWIGSLTSLRVIRLSHNKFFGSIPMNITNLSCLQYMDLNNNKISGSLPIYLSNLKFMTNTSMMGCYHNPETIHSHLNGLSMVWKGQELSCGSIQRILDTSMMNIDLSSNDLTGEIPKEIVVLDALVNLNLSRNHLTGVIPKKIGEMRSLQSLDLSRNMLSGEIPTTLSNLTFLSYLELSYNDLTGIIPSGVQLDTLYAEYPSMYIGNIGLCGHPLQNNCSSERHATKQGGLGRTEEGYGIPFFYLGLGCGFVVGTWIAFGVLLFKRNWRIACFRLSDKLYDKVYVLVATWATARQTQTD, from the coding sequence ATGGTTGCCACCATGCATCGCCTAGCTGCTGCCATGCTCGTgttgctctgctgctgctgcttgttcctcgccacgcagcagcagcagcagctccaacCAGCCGCCGGTGGTAACAGAGCGAGCCCGAGCTGCATACCACACGAGAGGGACGCCCTGCTGGCATTCAAGCACGGCGTCACCAGCGACCCTGGCGGCGTCCTCAGCTCGTGGCGGCGAGACGACGGTCGCCACGACGAGCAAGACTGCTGCCGGTGGAGAGGCGTCCGGTGCAGCAACCGAACTGGCCACGTCCACGAGCTTCGACTTGGAGGTGGAGGCACCTTCCCAGAAAATTTGGCCGGCCAGATAAGTCCTTCTTTGCTTGCTCTGGATCACCTAGAGCACCTTGACCTCAGCTGGAATGATCTAGCAGGGCCAACGGGTCGTCTTCCCGAGTTCTTGGGCTCTCTAAAGAATCTCAAGTATCTTAACCTCTCTGGCATACCATTCTACGGTGGCgtgcctccccagcttggcaACTTGTCAAGGCTGCAGTATCTAGATCTTTCCAATCCCAACTGGATGGGAGGCACGAACTCGACGGATCTCTCATGGTTAACACACATTCCTTCCATACAATATCTTAACTTGGACGGAATGGACCTCAGCACAGTAGCGGATTGGCCTCGTGTCATGAATATGCTTCCTTCTTTGAGGGCCCTCCATCTTTCAGGCTGCTCTCTTGCAAGCGCAAACCAGTCGCTGCCACACCTGAACCTTACAAATCTCGAGGAGCTCCATGCCTCCGACAACTCCTTCCACCATCCAATGGTGACCAGCTGGTTCTGGAACATAACAAGCCTTAGATTCGTTTACCTCAGCTCCACTAGTATGTACGGTCAATTTCCGGATGCTCTTGGAGACATGACATCCCTGCAAGTCCTTGATCTTTCATTTAataattatgatgatgattatcaagatgatgacaagaacgtGCGCAGCATGACCATGGATCTGAAGAACCTATGCAATTTGGAAGTCCTGAACCTTGAATACACTCTCCTATATGGTGACGTAGCTGAGTTGTTTAGGAATCTACCTCGATGTTCACCCAACAAATTGCAAGAATTGGACCTCGGTTCGAACCATTTAACCGGGATGTTACCAAGATGGATAGGGCAATTCATGAGCTTGGTTGTTCTGAATCTTCGTTGGAACAACCTAAACGGACATGTCCCATATGAGATTGGAAAGCTTAGTAATATTACCCATCTGGATCTAAGTACAAATAAACTGGATGGCACGATAACTGAGGAACACTTTGCTAGTGCAAGGAGCTTGCAATATATAGACTTGTCATATAATGCCCTCAAGATTGAGATCAGCTCGGACTGGCAACCACCATCTACATTAGAGTATGTATACTTTGCATCCTGCCAGATGGGCCCACTGTTTCCTGGGTGGCTTCAGTGGAATGTGAGCATCACCTATCTTGATATCTCGAGTGCAGGTATAGCTGATAGGATTCCACAATGGTTCTCCGATGCCTTTTCAAATGTTTGGTTCATGAACATCTCCAACAATCAACTCAACGGAACTTTGCCGGCTGATATGGGCTCCATGTCACTTCAGGAACTCTACCTCAGTTCAAACAAATTAACTGGTCAGATACCCACGCTGCCACCAAACATACATACCTTGGACTTGTCCAATAACTTCTTGTCAGGACCTCTGCCCTCTACTACTAGATCAGCCAatctaagacaactttctctgtTCTCCAACCGACTCACTGGTCATATTCCTGAATCTTTTTGTAAATATCAGCAATTATTTGTGTTGGACTTATCCAACAATTTTTTGGAGGGACAACCACCGTTGTGCCTCGGGGTAATGGAATCTATGGAATTTGTCGCCTTAAGTAACAATAGTTTGTCAGGAAAGTTCCCATCTTTTCTGCAAAACTTGACAAATGTGTTCTTCCTAGATTTGTCTTGGAACAAATTCACTGGAAGATTGCCAATGTGGATTGGAAGCTTAACATCATTAAGAGTTATACGATTAAGTCACAACAAGTTCTTTGGTAGCATTCCAATGAACATCACAAACCTTTCTTGCCTTCAGTACATGGAtctaaataataataaaatatcaGGCTCTCTGCCGATCTACCTATCAAATCTTAAATTTATGACAAACACATCCATGATGGGTTGTTATCACAACCCTGAGACAATTCATTCTCATCTTAATGGTTTGTCTATGGTCTGGAAGGGGCAGGAATTGAGCTGTGGTTCCATTCAAAGAATTTTGGACACAAGTATGATGAACATTGATTTATCTTCAAACGACTTAACCGGTGAAATACCAAAAGAAATAGTTGTTCTTGATGCACTTGTGAATTTGAATCTATCAAGGAACCACTTGACTGGAGTTATTCCAAAGAAGATCGGGGAAATGCGATCACTGCAATCATTGGACCTCTCGAGGAacatgctttcaggggaaataccAACCACTCTATCAAATCTGACGTTCTTAAGTTACTTGGAATTATCATACAACGATCTTACAGGAATAATTCCATCGGGAGTACAGCTTGATACCCTGTATGCAGAGTATCCATCTATGTACATTGGCAACATCGGTCTTTGTGGACATCCTCTTCAAAACAATTGCTCGAGCGAGCGTCATGCAACAAAGCAGGGTGGCCTGGGAAGAACTGAAGAAGGTTATGGGATACCATTCTTTTATCTTGGACTCGGGTGCGGCTTCGTGGTTGGTACATGGATTGCATTTGGTGTTTTGTTGTTCAAGAGAAACTGGAGAATTGCTTGCTTTCGACTCTCGGACAAGTTGTACGACAAAGTATATGTCCTTGTTGCTACATGGGCAACAGCAAGACAAACACAAACTGATTAG
- the LOC136479182 gene encoding protein FAR1-RELATED SEQUENCE 5-like, whose amino-acid sequence MVCYRAAAAPIFGGDDIQEGGTTLVDIRFRSFVDLLSSFIFQEEMSDDDSLLEYSEIVMKMFGSEDDGFEFYNNYAYEKGFSVRKEYCEWDNGHNERTLRKFVCSYEGFRAEKEVRREIKKRRPRNITRCGCRAQLVIAQDPNTEQCDDQKAEIVQLQISGIRKHQIMDIMVRRYGGYDKVGFTSRDLYNFCHRNKAETLSGGDARTIISYMIESKRRDPDFFFQYKTDGRGHLTRLLWCDFQCQMDYRAFGDVIVFDGTYKMNRYNLTLVPFVGVNHHKSTVLFACGILSHEDTESYVWLLRSFCDAMIQKHLDLKDKVRGFLYDRCSIEKTERKWIAFLAKEKVTDKDSWLY is encoded by the exons ATGGTCTGTTACAGGGCGGCGGCAGCTCCGATTTTCGGCGGCGACGACATCCAGGAAGGAGGCACAACTCTTGTAGACATCAGATTCCGCAGCTTCGTTGATCTCCTCAGCAG CTTCATTTTTCAGGAGGAAATGTCGGATGATGATTCTTTGCTGGAGTACAGTGAAATTGTTATGAAGATGTTTGGCAGTGAGGACGACGGATTTGAGTTTTATAACAACTACGCTTATGAGAAAGGATTTAGTGTGAGAAAGGAATACTGCGAGTGGGACAACGGCCACAATGAGAGGACCCTTCGGAAGTTTGTTTGCAGCTATGAAGGTTTCCGCGCAGAGAAGGAGGTGAGGAGGGAGATCAAGAAGCGGAGGCCGCGGAATATCACTCGTTGTGGATGCCGTGCTCAACTTGTGATTGCACAGGATCCAAACACAGAGCAATG CGATGATCAGAAAGCAGAGATTGTGCAGTTGCAGATTTCTGGGATCCGCAAACACCAGATAATGGATATTATGGTTAGGCGGTACGGTGGGTATGATAAGGTTGGATTTACATCAAGGGACCTTTACAATTTCTGCCATCGCAACAAGGCGGAGACACTTTCCGGTGGTGATGCTCGAACAATCATCAGTTACATGATAGAATCGAAACGTAGAGATCCTGATTTCTTTTTCCAGTACAAGACTGATGGGAGAGGGCACCTGAcgagactgctctggtgtgacttTCAATGTCAGATGGATTATAGAGCGTTTGGTGATGTCATCGTGTTTGATGGCACGTACAAAATGAATCGATACAACCTGACCCTTGTTCCTTTTGTTGGGGTGAATCACCATAAAAGCACGGTTCTTTTTGCCTGTGGAATTCTTTCTCACGAGGATACTGAGTCGTATGTGTGGCTGCTTAGGTCATTCTGTGATGCCATGATTCAGAAGCATCTG GATCTGAAGGATAAGGTTAGGGGTTTTCTTTATGATCGTTGCTCCATAGAAAAAACTGAGAGGAAATGGATAGCATTCTTGGCAAAGGAGAAAGTTACAGATAAGGACTCGTGGCTGTACTAG